The Malus domestica chromosome 13, GDT2T_hap1 genome includes a window with the following:
- the LOC103452511 gene encoding eukaryotic peptide chain release factor subunit 1-3, with amino-acid sequence MADGHETDKNIEIWKIKKLIKALEAARGNGTSMISLIMPPRDQISRVTKMLGDEFGTASNIKSRVNRQSVLGAITSAQQRLKLYNKVPPNGLVLYTGTIVTDDGKEKKVTIDFEPFRPINASLYLCDNKFHIEALNELLESDDKFGFIVMDGNGTLFGTLSGNTREVLHKFSVDLPKKHGRGGQSALRFARLRMEKRHNYVRKTAELATQFFINPATSQPNVSGLILAGSADFKTELSQSDMFDPRLQAKILNVVDVSYGGENGFNQAIELSAEILSNVKFIQEKKLIGKYFEEISQDTGKYVFGVEDTLKALEMGAVEILIVWESLDINRYVLKNTTTGEIIVKHFNKEQENNQSNFRDANNAELEVQDKTSLLEWFANEYRRFGCSLEFVTNKSQEGSQFCRGFGGIGGILRYQLDMRSFDEFSDDGEVYDDSE; translated from the coding sequence ATGGCAGATGGTCATGAGACTGATAAGAACATTGAAATTTGGAAGATTAAGAAACTGATCAAGGCACTTGAAGCTGCAAGGGGTAATGGAACCAGCATGATTTCTCTCATCATGCCTCCCCGGGATCAGATTTCTCGTGTTACTAAGATGCTTGGTGATGAATTTGGAACTGCATCAAACATTAAGAGCAGGGTGAATCGACAGTCTGTTCTTGGGGCTATTACATCCGCTCAGCAGAGGCTCAAGCTTTACAACAAAGTTCCTCCGAATGGGCTTGTGCTGTACACAGGGACCATTGTTACTGACGATGGGAAGGAAAAAAAGGTCACCATTGATTTTGAGCCTTTCAGGCCAATCAACGCATCTCTTTACCTCTGTGACAACAAGTTTCATATTGAAGCTCTGAATGAACTCTTAGAATCTGATGACAAGTTTGGTTTCATTGTCATGGACGGAAATGGGACACTTTTTGGGACACTAAGCGGAAACACTAGGGAGGTGCTTCATAAATTTAGTGTCGACCTTCCAAAGAAGCACGGAAGAGGAGGGCAGTCAGCTCTACGTTTTGCTCGTCTGCGAATGGAGAAGCGCCACAACTATGTTAGAAAGACAGCAGAGCTTGCCACACAGTTTTTTATTAATCCTGCCACCAGTCAGCCCAATGTTTCAGGATTAATACTGGCTGGATCAGCTGACTTCAAAACCGAGCTTAGTCAGTCAGATATGTTTGATCCTCGTCTGCAGGCCAAAATACTGAACGTGGTGGATGTTTCTTATGGAGGAGAGAACGGTTTCAACCAGGCTATTGAGCTGTCAGCAGAGATCCTGTCCAATGTGAAATTCATTCAGGAGAAGAAGTTGATTGGAAAATACTTTGAGGAGATTAGCCAGGATACAGGAAAGTATGTTTTTGGTGTTGAGGACACACTAAAAGCCCTAGAGATGGGTGCTGTCGAGATTCTTATTGTGTGGGAAAGTCTGGACATCAATCGGTATGTGCTGAAAAATACGACTACTGGTGAGATTATAGTGAAGCATTTCAACAAGGAGCAGGAGAACAATCAGAGCAACTTCCGGGATGCTAACAATGCGGAGCTAGAGGTTCAGGACAAGACGTCACTGCTGGAGTGGTTTGCTAATGAGTACAGGCGGTTTGGTTGTAGTCTTGAGTTTGTCACCAACAAGTCGCAGGAGGGGTCACAGTTCTGCCGTGGTTTTGGTGGCATTGGAGGAATTCTTCGCTACCAGCTTGATATGAGGTCGTTTGATGAGTTTTCTGACGATGGAGAAGTTTATGATGATTCTGAATAG